One segment of Rosa chinensis cultivar Old Blush chromosome 6, RchiOBHm-V2, whole genome shotgun sequence DNA contains the following:
- the LOC112168926 gene encoding probable methyltransferase PMT28: MAVAAARFGRQAKRPYWGFCIKMTAVAVMGLCFIFVWTMFTSPSNSVSTRIESFDNIEQPPGSRSKRVSSSGAQSERKVEDEKKVNGSVALGGHEVKSEEREKKEVANTKKERVKKKLPEKVSKEKQLSKEDGDGDEDEEPEVVDGKEEGLDGEDEGEGEGEGNGNAEGEGDLIEGVDQQFEDKLEDDGGESEKRGNKRNKIKGPVFDPKAHYHWKSCSTRSKHNYIPCIDIEVGSGRLQQYRHTERSCPRSPPMCLVPLPPDGYDPPVHWSESKEKILYKNVEHPKLAAFVKEHTWVMESGEYLTFPQNQSEIKGGVLHYLDSIEEMVPDLEWGKNIRVVLDIGCTDSAFGASLLDKDVLTLSLGLKDDLVDLAQVSLERGFPTVVSPFGNRRLAFPSGVFDVIHCGGCTVPWHSNGGKHLLEMNRILRPGGYFILSTKHDSFEAEEAVNTLMVSICWNILAHKTDEVSDVGVKIYKKPDSNDLYTMRRKKHWIPLCKGNDNPDAAWYVPVKTCLHTIPSGIEERGSEWPEEWPNRLERYPDWLNDKDKLIADTKHWKDIVDKSYLIGLGIDWSSIRNVMDMKAIYGGFAAALLQQKVWVMNVVPVHAPDTLPFIFERGLVGTYHDWCESFGTYPRSYDLLHADHLFSRLKNRCKQPASIVVEMDRILRPGGWAIIRDKVEILDPLEGILKSLHWDIRMTYAQQKEGILCAQKTTWRP; the protein is encoded by the exons atggcgGTAGCTGCAGCTCGGTTTGGTCGCCAAGCGAAACGCCCGTATTGGGGTTTCTGTATAAAGATGACAGCGGTGGCCGTTATGGGTCTCTGCTTTATATTTGTGTGGACTATGTTTACGTCTCCTTCGAATTCAGTGAGTACAAGAATAGAGAGCTTTGACAATATAGAGCAGCCTCCTGGATCAAGGAGCAAAAGGGTGAGCAGTTCTGGGGCACAATCTGAGAGGAAGGTAGAGGACGAGAAGAAGGTAAATGGGTCTGTTGCTTTGGGTGGTCATGAGGTTAAATCTGAggagagggagaagaaggaagTGGCGAATACGAAAAAGGAGAGAGTTAAGAAGAAGTTACCAGAGAAGGTGTCGAAAGAGAAACAATTGAGTAAggaagatggagatggagatgaagatgaagagccAGAAGTGGTGGATGGAAAGGAAGAAGGTTTGGATGGTGAAGATGAAGGTGAAGGTGAAGGTGAAGGAAATGGGAATGCAGAAGGAGAGGGTGATTTGATTGAAGGGGTGGATCAGCAATTTGAGGACAAGTTGGAAGATGATGGCGGTGAATCGGAGAAGAGGGGAAACAAGAGAAATAAGATTAAGGGTCCGGTGTTTGATCCGAAAGCACATTATCATTGGAAATCATGTAGCACAAGGAGCAAGCATAATTACATTCCTTGTATTGATATAGAAGTTGGCTCTGGAAGGCTGCAGCAATATAGGCACACAGAGAGGAGTTGTCCACGATCACCGCCAATGTGTCTTGTGCCTCTTCCCCCAGATGGGTATGACCCTCCAGTCCATTGGTCCGAGAGTAAAGAGAAG ATATTGTATAAGAATGTGGAGCATCCAAAGCTTGCTGCATTCGTCAAGGAACATACTTGGGTGATGGAGTCTGGAGAATACCTTACTTTTCCTCAAAACCAGTCTGAGATTAAGGGTGGGGTTCTTCACTATCTTGATTCCATTGAAGAG ATGGTACCAGATCTCGAATGGGGAAAGAATATCCGTGTAGTGCTGGATATCGGATGTACAGATTCCGCTTTTGGGGCTTCTCTCCTTGATAAGGATGTATTAACATTATCGTTGGGGTTGAAAGATGACCTAGTTGACCTAGCTCAAGTTTCCCTCGAGCGTGGTTTTCCTACTGTAGTTAGCCCATTCGGAAACAGAAGGCTAGCTTTCCCTAGTGGTGTTTTTGATGTTATTCACTGCGGCGGGTGCACTGTACCTTGGCATTCAAATG GGGGTAAGCATCTTCTAGAGATGAATAGGATTTTAAGGCCCGGGGGATACTTTATCTTGTCAACTAAACATGACAGCTTTGAAGCTGAAGAAG CCGTGAATACATTGATGGTATCTATCTGCTGGAATATTTTGGCTCATAAAACTGATGAAGTCAGTGATGTGGGCGTCAAAATATATAAGAAGCCGGACTCAAATGATTTATATACGATGAGGAGGAAGAAACATTGGATACCTTTATGCAAGGGAAATGATAACCCAGATGCAGCCTG GTATGTCCCGGTGAAGACTTGTTTGCACACCATTCCATCTGGTATTGAAGAGCGTGGATCAGAGTGGCCGGAGGAATGGCCCAACAGGCTCGAAAGATATCCGGACTGGTTGAATGATAAAGATAAGTTGATTGCAGACACCAAGCATTGGAAAGATATTGTTGACAAATCCTATCTTATTGGACTTGGTATTGACTGGTCAAGCATTCGAAATGTAATGGACATGAAAGCCATCTATGGAGG ATTTGCTGCAGCCCTCTTGCAACAAAAGGTTTGGGTGATGAATGTGGTCCCTGTCCATGCACCTGATACGCTTCCTTTCATTTTTGAGCGTGGGCTTGTTGGAACCTACCACGACTGGTGTGAGTCTTTCGGTACTTATCCAAGATCATATGATCTTTTGCATGCTGATCATCTGTTTTCACGGCTCAAGAACAG GTGTAAGCAGCCTGCATCAATTGTTGTTGAGATGGATCGTATTTTACGGCCAGGAGGTTGGGCCATCATACGTGACAAAGTTGAGATTCTAGATCCGTTGGAGGGAATACTCAAGAGTTTGCATTGGGATATAAGAATGACTTATGCTCAACAAAAAGAGGGTATTCTCTGTGCACAGAAAACTACATGGCGCCCTTGA
- the LOC112173101 gene encoding putative S-adenosyl-L-methionine-dependent methyltransferase Mjls_1072 — MPYLLHSFLVISKFPGKLKVFPCNLKTMSSQETGSPEFPTWPEYKLPDLLSTESVRQVHAAIESEWDPLQRSACQTAAGRALWKHVVHDPLADILAGETYLKSLHEKIKKDCVNKAREISGVILAVRTLWFDSKLEAALHSFDNREAQVVLLGAGMDARAYRLSCLKESNVFEVDFPDVLQIKATLLQAAMDSTNDHQYLMMTAKSITRVEADIRSNDWLEKLQISGFMPEKNTVWVLEGILYYLTHPQATEVLKIIADKCSLTQTVLLADFMNKPSTSLSSSNFHFYSDWPDHLLPSLGFSHVKLSQIGDPDAHFGLLHDPLNLFNKLRSLPRSLQTNPDDGTPCCRLYLVEASGSPKQNIP; from the exons ATGCCATATCTTCTTCATTCGTTTCTAGTCATTTCTAAGTTTCCCGGTAAACTGAAGGTGTTTCCTTGCAATCTAAAGACCATGTCAAGTCAAGAAACTGGCTCACCTGAATTCCCAACTTGGCCGGAGTACAAACTTCCGGATTTGTTATCTACTGAAAGCGTTCGACAAGTCCATGCAGCGATTGAAAGCGAATGGGATCCTCTTCAACGGTCTGCGTGCCAAACAGCAGCTGGAAGAGCCTTGTGGAAGCATGTGGTCCACGACCCGCTGGCAGACATACTTGCAGGAGAGACGTACCTAAAATCTCTCCATGAGAAGATAAAGAAAGACTGCGTCAACAAGGCACGAGAAATCTCTGGGGTGATTCTTGCAGTTCGAACACTCTGGTTCGATTCAAAACTTGAAGCAGCACTCCATTCCTTTGACAACAGAGAAGCACAAGTAGTTCTCCTTGGTGCAG GAATGGATGCAAGGGCTTACCGATTGAGTTGCTTGAAGGAAAGTAATGTGTTTGAAGTAGATTTTCCTGACGTCTTGCAAATCAAAGCTACTCTTCTGCAAGCAGCGATGGATTCTACAAATGATCACCAGTATCTAATGATGACAGCAAAATCCATAACCAGAGTTGAGGCTGACATCAGAAGCAATGACTGGCTTGAAAAACTTCAAATATCAGGATTTATGCCAGAGAAGAACACAGTATGGGTTCTGGAAGGTATCTTGTACTACCTAACCCACCCTCAGGCCACGGAAGTATTGAAAATCATAGCAGACAAGTGCTCTCTTACGCAAACAGTACTCTTGGCAGATTTCATGAACAAACCATCAACCAGTCTTTCCAGCTCCAACTTTCATTTCTACAGTGATTGGCCCGATCATCTCCTGCCATCTCTCGGCTTTTCTCATGTTAAACTTTCACAAATTGGTGATCCAGATGCTCATTTTGGGCTCCTGCACGATCCCTTAAATCTGTTCAACAAACTCCGCAGCTTGCCTAGATCATTACAAACAAACCCAGATGATGGAACACCATGTTGTCGCTTGTATTTGGTTGAGGCTTCTGGTTCACCAAAGCAAAATATTCCATAG
- the LOC112171948 gene encoding DUF21 domain-containing protein At1g47330, which yields MATEVTCCEPKFWFYLLVIIGLVCFAGMMAGLTLGLMSLGLVDLEVLMKSGRPQDRLHAAKIYPVVKNQHLLLCTLLIGNALAMEALPVFLDSLVPPWAAVAISVTLILLFGEIMPQAVCTRYGLTVGATLAPFVRVLLMLFLPISYPISKVLDYMLGKGQTALLRRAELKTFVDFHGNEAGKGGDLTHDETTIIAGALQLTEKTAKDAMTPISNAFSLDLDAPLTLETLNAIMAMGHSRVPVYAENPRNIIGLVLVKNLLMIDTEETVTLRKMMIRKIPRVSEDMPLYDILNEFQKGHSHIAVVYKDVKETLKNGKESGTLEASLRKDEKLGGPTAETKSLGPKLDSDNAQIDLDHSDGGQKTKKSPSATPSFKKRHRGCSFCILDIENGPIPVFPPSQEVVGVISMEDVIEELLQEEILDETDEYVNIHNRIKINMHASQEKAPSLNSPQPSPEGSSVTDTSAPTDLGSTQYQDSGKNAADLMPTVSNTSAYQASEAETSRDR from the exons ATGGCGACGGAGGTGACGTGTTGCGAGCCCAAGTTCTGGTTTTATTTGCTTGTGATCATTGGCCTGGTCTGCTTCGCCGGAATGATGGCCGGCCTTACTCTGGGCCTCATGTCCTTGGGCCTCGTCGACCTCGAGGTCCTCATGAAGTCTGGCCGCCCTCAGGATCGCTTACACGCCG CTAAAATCTATCCGGTGGTGAAAAATCAGCATCTGCTACTTTGTACACTTTTAATAGGCAACGCGTTAGCGATGGAG GCTCTTCCTGTCTTCTTGGACAGTCTTGTGCCTCCTTGGGCAGCTGTTGCCATATCCGTCACTCTCATTCTTTTGTTTGGAGAG ATAATGCCGCAAGCTGTGTGTACTCGCTATGGATTGACTGTTGGGGCAACACTGGCACCATTTGTGCGCGTTCTTCTCATGCTTTTCCTCCCTATTTCTTATCCAATTAGTAAG GTTCTggattacatgttaggtaaggGACAGACTGCCCTTCTAAGAAGAGCAGAGCTAAAGACTTTTGTGGACTTTCATGGAAATGAG GCTGGGAAAGGTGGGGATCTCACACATGATGAGACTACCATCATTGCTGGGGCACTTCAATTGACTGAAAAGACTGCAAAAGATGCCATGACTCCCATATCAAATGCATTTTCCCTTGATCTGGATGCACCTCTTACTTT GGAAACACTGAATGCAATAATGGCAATGGGTCATAGTAGAGTTCCGGTTTATGCTGAGAACCCCAGAAATATAATTGGACTTGTTCTG GTCAAAAATCTCTTGATGATTGATACAGAAGAAACAGTTACTTTGAGAAAAATGATGATAAGAAAAATTCCTCG ggtttcaGAAGACATGCCGCTATATGATATTCTTAATGAATTTCAGAAGGGTCACAGTCATATTGCTGTTGTCTATAAGGATGTAAAGGAAACACTAAAGAATGGCAAAGAGAGTGGAACACTAGAGGCATCACTGAGGAAAG ATGAAAAACTGGGTGGCCCCACAGCTGAGACTAAGAGTTTGGGGCCAAAATTGGATTCAGACAATGCTCAGATAGATTTAGACCATAGTGATGGGGGTCAAAAAACTAAGAAGAGCCCATCAGCTACTCCTTCTTTTAAGAAGCGGCACAGAGGTTGTTCATTTTGTATTCTGGACATTGAGAATGGTCCCATTCCAGTATTCCCACCCAGTCAAGAAGTTGTTGGAGTAATTTCCATGGAGGATGTCATTGAAGAACTTCTTCAG GAAGAGATACTGGATGAAACAGATGAGTATGTCAATATCCATAACAG GATTAAGATCAATATGCATGCGTCTCAGGAAAAGGCTCCTTCCTTGAATTCACCCCAGCCTTCCCCAGAAGGGTCATCTGTCACTGACACCTCAGCGCCGACGGATTTAGGTTCCACTCAATATCAAGACTCTGGTAAGAATGCTGCGGATTTGATGCCAACAGTCTCAAACACCAGTGCGTATCAAGCTTCTGAAGCTGAGACGTCAAGGGATCGTTAA
- the LOC112173102 gene encoding uncharacterized protein LOC112173102, which produces MASACCRLISTTSTATVTAISSFPPKPNPPISNHYSNHRRLPNLSRRDLALLSFITLVPPLSRPDPAFGFGISGPKDWLREQKKKASRFLLAPIDASRESLLAAHRLLMDDTNQEIEEVQRLFRSAARDCVVEDRSSFVAFQANTGVEVCTFRLVVKNAASLLGNKDPVKLEAESMLNDLIRSFSSLNVLVNESDVQLASQRKKVADSLMDTISSLDKFEQGIKDCVEA; this is translated from the exons ATGGCTTCTGCTTGTTGCCGCCTTATCTCAACCACCTCCACAGCCACTGTTACCGCCATTTCCTCCTTCCCTCCAAAACCAAACCCCCCAATTTCAAATCACTACTCCAATCACCGCCGACTCCCAAACCTCAGTCGCAGAGACCTTGCTCTGCTCTCCTTCATCACTCTCGTCCCTCCCCTCtctcgacccgacccggctttcgGATTCGGCATTT CAGGACCAAAGGATTGGCTCCGAGAGCAAAAGAAGAAGGCCTCAAGGTTCCTCTTGGCCCCAATCGATGCCTCTAGAGAGAGCCTCCTCGCGGCTCATCGATTACTca TGGATGATACGAATCAGGAGATAGAGGAGGTTCAGAGACTGTTCAGATCTGCCGCCAGGGATTGCGTTGTGGAAGACCGGAGTTCATTCGTTGCGTTTCAAGCCAATACTGGTGTTGAG GTTTGCACATTCCGTCTGGTTGTAAAAAATGCTGCATCATTACTTGGTAATAAGGATCCTGTAAAATTGGAAGCGGAATCTATGCTCAACGATCTTATAAG ATCATTCAGCTCTCTTAATGTATTGGTAAATGAGAGTGATGTTCAACTTGCCTCCCAAAG AAAGAAGGTAGCAGATTCACTCATGGATACCATATCATCCCTTGACAAATTTGAACAGGGGATCAAGGACTGCGTTGAAGCTTGA